In one Nostoc sp. KVJ3 genomic region, the following are encoded:
- a CDS encoding GAF domain-containing protein, translating to MTFLYNNSHETEHLIPEVENMNGKADIANIASNEISLLNAIAQEFRTWRRQLQDIATHMRQAADIDTLLKITVAQIREKIGCDRALIYQFNSLDSGNVLAESRTLGWTPTLGENIPGIIFGLYTNQDYIEPVVIDDINQIQLTPYQKQLLDKFQIKASLSLPIVVEGKVWGLLTVNNCYSTRQWQEVEISLLSQVATELVYKLQSFDFKKEEQQRILAKKSVAKVIDKILRASSVDKVFQTTTQEVRQLLKCDRVGVYRFNPDWSGEFVAESVGNGWIKMVSPDFYMVWEDTHLQDTQGGRYAKGETFVAKDIYKMGHAQCHIEILEQYEMKAYIIAPIFAGEKLWGLLGAYQNSGPRDWQPWEETFVTQIGLQFGMAISQSEYLEQVNRKSEQLAQIVEQEKAFTKIVSRIRQSLDVDSIFKTTTQEVRQSLKCDRVAVYRFNPDWGGVFVSESVGTGWTKLVGPDIKTVLDDTYLQDTKGGRYVKGENFIVNDIYKVGLAPCHIEILEQFEAKAYIIVPIFFGDKLWGLLAAYQNSSPREWETWEVNFLVQTSLQFSLAKSQIDYLELVRLKSEKLAQIAEQEKAVTKISNRIRQSLDVEEIFKTTTQEVRQLLRCDRVAVYRFNPDWTGEFVAESVGHTWVKLVGPDIKTVWEDTHLQETQGGRYAQDENFVVNDIYQVDHSPCHIEILEQFEVKAYAIVPVFAGEQLWGLLAAYQNSGTRDWEESEVTLLARIGNQLGLALQHTEYLQQVQAQSAKLAETLAREKAAKELLQQRSIQLLTALRPALNGDLTVRAPITEDELGTIADAYNNTLQALRQIVLQVQGAAQQVAQTSTNSEASLAGLNNLAQQQSEEITAALGEIQQMVDSTQAVVANAELVQLAVQQANETVESGDTAMNLTVKAIQGIRETVAQTSKKIKRLSESSQKISKVVNLIGNFATQTNVLALNAAIEATRAGEYGKGFAVVADEVRSLSRQSAAATIEIEKLVQEIQAETGEVAVAMETGIQQVIEGTNLVSDTRQNLNAIVSATAEISQLIERITAATQKQMAQSVTVTKSMQDVAEIANKTFAESQEIATVFQDLSGMAQELLTTASRFKVK from the coding sequence ATGACATTTTTGTATAACAATAGCCATGAAACTGAGCATCTAATCCCTGAAGTGGAAAATATGAATGGGAAAGCTGATATAGCAAATATTGCTAGCAATGAAATATCTTTATTAAATGCGATCGCTCAGGAATTTAGAACTTGGCGGCGACAGTTGCAAGATATCGCAACTCATATGCGTCAAGCGGCAGATATTGATACACTACTCAAAATTACTGTAGCGCAGATTAGAGAAAAAATTGGCTGCGATCGCGCCTTAATTTATCAGTTTAATTCCCTTGATTCGGGCAATGTTTTAGCAGAATCTAGAACACTAGGTTGGACACCGACTTTAGGTGAAAATATCCCTGGAATTATTTTTGGCTTATATACTAATCAAGATTATATAGAACCTGTAGTTATTGATGATATCAATCAGATTCAACTTACTCCTTATCAAAAACAACTACTGGATAAATTTCAAATTAAAGCTAGTTTGAGTTTACCGATTGTAGTAGAAGGTAAAGTCTGGGGTTTGCTGACAGTAAATAATTGCTACTCAACGCGGCAGTGGCAAGAAGTAGAAATTAGTCTTCTATCTCAAGTTGCAACAGAACTAGTCTACAAGTTGCAGAGCTTTGACTTCAAAAAAGAAGAACAACAGCGAATACTAGCAAAAAAATCGGTAGCTAAAGTCATCGACAAAATTCTGCGAGCATCAAGTGTCGATAAGGTTTTTCAAACAACCACTCAAGAAGTCCGTCAATTACTAAAATGCGATCGCGTCGGTGTTTATCGCTTCAACCCTGACTGGAGTGGCGAGTTTGTTGCTGAGTCAGTGGGTAATGGCTGGATAAAAATGGTCAGCCCTGATTTTTATATGGTTTGGGAAGATACCCATTTACAAGACACCCAAGGAGGACGTTATGCCAAGGGTGAAACCTTTGTAGCCAAAGACATCTATAAAATGGGTCATGCTCAATGCCACATTGAGATTTTAGAACAGTATGAAATGAAAGCTTACATCATTGCCCCCATATTTGCTGGAGAAAAATTATGGGGCTTGCTGGGAGCTTATCAAAATTCTGGCCCTCGTGATTGGCAACCTTGGGAAGAAACCTTTGTAACTCAAATTGGGCTGCAATTTGGTATGGCTATCTCACAAAGCGAATATCTGGAACAAGTGAATAGGAAATCTGAACAACTAGCTCAAATAGTTGAACAAGAAAAAGCTTTCACTAAAATAGTCAGCCGCATTCGGCAATCTTTAGATGTAGATAGCATCTTCAAAACAACCACTCAAGAAGTCCGTCAATCACTAAAATGCGATCGCGTCGCCGTCTATCGCTTTAACCCTGACTGGGGTGGTGTATTTGTATCTGAGTCTGTGGGTACTGGTTGGACAAAGCTGGTGGGCCCTGATATTAAAACCGTTTTAGACGATACTTACTTACAAGATACTAAAGGAGGTAGGTATGTCAAAGGTGAAAACTTTATCGTTAATGACATCTATAAAGTAGGGCTTGCTCCCTGCCATATTGAGATTTTAGAGCAATTTGAAGCCAAAGCTTACATAATTGTTCCTATATTCTTCGGGGATAAATTGTGGGGTTTACTGGCAGCTTATCAAAATTCTAGCCCTCGTGAGTGGGAAACTTGGGAAGTGAACTTTTTGGTTCAGACTAGCTTACAATTTAGCCTAGCTAAATCACAGATAGATTATTTGGAATTAGTGCGGTTGAAATCTGAAAAACTAGCTCAGATAGCAGAACAAGAGAAAGCTGTCACCAAGATTAGTAACCGCATCCGACAATCTTTAGATGTAGAAGAAATCTTTAAAACAACCACTCAAGAAGTACGGCAATTACTGCGATGCGATCGCGTTGCCGTCTACCGCTTCAATCCTGATTGGACTGGCGAATTTGTCGCAGAATCAGTAGGTCATACTTGGGTAAAACTGGTAGGCCCCGATATCAAAACTGTCTGGGAAGATACCCACTTGCAAGAAACTCAAGGAGGTCGATATGCCCAAGATGAAAACTTTGTTGTAAATGACATCTATCAGGTAGATCATTCTCCTTGCCACATTGAAATTTTAGAGCAATTTGAAGTCAAAGCTTATGCAATTGTTCCTGTATTTGCTGGAGAACAATTGTGGGGATTGCTCGCAGCGTATCAAAATTCTGGAACTCGTGATTGGGAAGAATCGGAAGTCACCTTGTTAGCACGCATTGGCAACCAGTTAGGACTGGCACTACAACACACTGAATATTTGCAACAAGTACAAGCGCAGTCAGCAAAATTAGCAGAAACATTAGCACGAGAAAAAGCAGCCAAGGAGTTACTACAACAACGATCTATTCAACTCCTAACAGCCCTTAGACCTGCTCTCAACGGTGACTTAACGGTACGCGCACCCATTACAGAAGACGAACTAGGCACGATCGCCGATGCTTACAACAATACTTTGCAAGCATTGCGGCAAATCGTTCTTCAGGTACAGGGGGCTGCTCAACAAGTTGCTCAAACTTCTACCAATAGCGAGGCTTCACTAGCGGGACTGAATAATCTGGCGCAACAACAATCTGAGGAAATTACCGCAGCATTAGGCGAAATTCAACAGATGGTGGACTCTACTCAAGCTGTGGTGGCGAATGCGGAGTTAGTGCAATTAGCAGTTCAACAAGCCAATGAAACAGTAGAGTCTGGTGATACTGCGATGAACCTAACTGTAAAAGCAATCCAAGGAATTCGTGAAACAGTTGCTCAAACTAGCAAAAAGATTAAACGCCTCAGTGAATCTTCGCAAAAAATCTCCAAAGTGGTGAATTTGATTGGTAATTTTGCCACACAGACAAACGTACTGGCTCTGAATGCAGCCATTGAAGCCACCCGTGCTGGTGAATATGGCAAAGGCTTTGCAGTTGTAGCTGATGAAGTCCGTTCTTTATCTCGTCAGTCAGCAGCAGCAACCATCGAAATCGAAAAATTAGTCCAGGAGATTCAAGCAGAAACTGGCGAAGTTGCAGTAGCAATGGAAACTGGTATTCAGCAGGTGATAGAAGGCACAAATCTTGTGAGTGATACTCGCCAAAACTTGAATGCGATCGTTTCTGCAACTGCCGAAATTAGTCAGCTAATCGAGCGAATTACCGCAGCGACTCAAAAACAAATGGCGCAATCTGTAACAGTCACCAAATCAATGCAAGATGTAGCAGAAATTGCTAATAAGACTTTTGCTGAATCTCAAGAAATTGCTACTGTGTTTCAAGATTTATCAGGGATGGCGCAAGAGCTATTAACAACTGCTAGTAGGTTTAAAGTCAAATGA
- a CDS encoding chemotaxis protein CheW, which translates to MESKQKFLSFNLGLRDTAVISLQHITEVLQVSLPEICSVPQMPSSVLGIYNWRGEMLWLVDLEAMLGYSPISQGANLISKMMAIVLENKGKYLGLLVRQLIDIEWLDTQQMKPPTAELFYPKISPFLEGYFINESEEMMFNLDAITIIQAQIWKIHN; encoded by the coding sequence TTGGAAAGCAAGCAAAAGTTTTTAAGTTTTAATTTGGGATTAAGGGACACAGCCGTAATTTCGTTACAACACATCACAGAAGTTTTGCAAGTGTCATTACCAGAAATATGTAGTGTTCCTCAGATGCCCAGTAGCGTCTTGGGTATCTATAACTGGCGTGGTGAGATGCTTTGGTTAGTAGATTTAGAGGCAATGTTAGGCTATAGTCCAATTTCGCAAGGAGCAAATTTAATTTCAAAAATGATGGCGATTGTTCTTGAGAATAAAGGTAAGTATTTGGGACTCTTAGTGCGACAGCTTATAGATATTGAATGGTTGGATACTCAGCAAATGAAACCTCCAACTGCCGAATTATTTTATCCTAAAATATCACCTTTTTTAGAGGGATATTTTATTAATGAGTCGGAAGAAATGATGTTTAACTTGGATGCTATAACGATTATCCAAGCCCAAATCTGGAAGATTCATAATTGA
- a CDS encoding response regulator transcription factor gives MNTVLVVEDGLTDMEIISRYLQQAGYSVISATSSEEAQDKIDKNKPDLIFLDVILPGKSGFEICRELKNNPSTSKIPVVFCSTKNSDVDKIWGNMLGAEGYLSKPIDRDELVVIVKQLINK, from the coding sequence ATGAATACTGTTTTAGTTGTTGAAGATGGCTTAACAGATATGGAAATAATCAGCCGTTACTTGCAACAGGCAGGTTATTCTGTGATTAGCGCTACAAGCAGTGAAGAGGCTCAAGACAAAATAGATAAAAATAAGCCAGACTTAATATTTCTCGATGTAATTTTACCAGGTAAAAGTGGCTTTGAAATTTGTCGAGAACTGAAAAATAACCCCAGCACTAGCAAAATACCTGTGGTTTTTTGTTCTACAAAAAATAGCGATGTCGATAAGATATGGGGTAATATGTTGGGCGCTGAAGGTTATCTATCAAAACCGATTGATCGAGATGAATTAGTAGTAATTGTGAAGCAATTAATTAACAAGTAA
- a CDS encoding DUF937 domain-containing protein, protein MGLFDQILGAVANPNQQGSLGQLGSIVNTVQELSQQTGADPSTIQSILSIVGGQVRSALQDKQATEGNEAAQTLVNQYAGTSANSEAVDSLFSPEIQQQVAQVASQGTGLDAGIVQQLLPLAVPLVLKFLQSGANAQNPQAGGNPVLNSFLDADGDGDVDIADAIQMASRYI, encoded by the coding sequence ATGGGACTTTTCGATCAAATTCTTGGTGCTGTCGCTAATCCCAATCAACAGGGCAGTTTAGGTCAACTAGGAAGTATTGTTAACACTGTACAGGAGTTGAGCCAACAGACAGGCGCAGATCCTTCCACCATCCAATCAATTTTATCAATAGTGGGTGGTCAAGTCCGGTCTGCTCTCCAAGATAAGCAAGCCACAGAGGGTAATGAAGCCGCACAAACTTTAGTGAATCAGTATGCTGGTACTTCTGCTAACTCCGAAGCCGTAGATTCGTTATTTTCTCCTGAAATACAACAGCAGGTAGCTCAAGTTGCTTCCCAAGGCACTGGTTTGGATGCTGGTATAGTTCAACAATTACTGCCTCTAGCAGTACCTTTGGTATTAAAGTTTTTGCAATCAGGTGCCAATGCTCAAAATCCCCAAGCTGGCGGAAATCCTGTACTAAATTCCTTCTTGGATGCTGATGGCGATGGTGATGTCGATATCGCTGATGCCATCCAAATGGCTAGCCGATATATATAG
- a CDS encoding eIF2A-related protein has product MANPSIYTVGGTVQAGGGIYIPRQADEKLLGLCQSAIFAYVLTPRQMGKSSLMVRTAQTLTDEEISSVIVDLQELGASVTAEQWYFGFLVKLEDQLMFDTDVVSWWQEHEHLGVSQRLTQFFERVLLTEVEGQVVIFVDEIDSTLSLDFTDDFFIAIRYLYVARATNPELGRLSFVLMGVATPGDLISDAKRTPFNIGQRVDLTDFTFDEALPLAEGLGLPSDEAKQVLGQVLKWTGGHPYLTQRLCGALVLIPPTPLKKGGNQLPGLEISSTTLSKSSILPPLKRGARGDRVLSAANVDRIVSGTFFGAMSEQDNNLQFVRDMLTKRAPNPEVLTIYRQIRQGKRAVVDEEQSLAKSHLKLSGVVRRENNVLRVRNQIYRQVFDDKWINKNLPFNLRDRWEQLKPALPYVAILVVFSVLMTGVAVYVNGERQIAQDARDSEEQQRLDAENQRNEAKHQARNALTQQKKAEEQSREAERQKRIANQESERAKKGEELAKSAQQLAEKRGTDLKKALDKTKTAEQLAKDRQADAEKQRDLAKVKGQEAIAAEADADERRINAEIIADSLKSQNLMASHLELDALVVGLKVGKRLKTSNKNVEPDTRILAVATLQQVLYGIKERNRLEGHSDEVNSVVFSPDGQTIASASYDNTVKLWNRKGQLLQTLQGHTNEVNSVAFSPDGQTIASASYDNTVKLWNRKGQLLQTLQGHSGSVNSVAFSPDSQTIASASYDNTVKLWNRKGQLLQTLQGHTNEVNSVAFSPDSQTIASASYDNTVKLWNRKGQLLQTLQGHTNEVNSVAFSPDGQTIASGSLDNTVKLWNRQGQLLQTLQGHNDSVLGVEFSPDGQTIASGSLDKTVKLWNRQGQLLQTLQGHSGSVNSVAFSPDGQTIASASYDNTVKLWNRNGQLLQTLQGHSDSVWGVAFSPDGQTIASGSDDKTVKLWNRKGQLLQTLQSHSDSVNSVAFSPDGQTIASASYDNTVKLWNRNGQLLQTLQGHSDSVWGVAFSPDGQTIASASGDNTVKLWNRKGQLLQTLQGHSNSVFGVAFSPDGQTIASASYDKTVKLWNRKGQLLQTLQGHSNSVFGVAFSPDGQTIASASADNTVKLWNRQGQLLQTLQGHSNSVRGVAFSPDGQTIASASGDNTVKLWNRQGQLLQTLQGHSNSVRGVAFSPDGQTIASASDDNTVKLWNLNFDVDDLMVKGCAWVRDYLQNNPNVNESDKHLCDDIGTRR; this is encoded by the coding sequence GTGGCTAATCCAAGCATTTACACCGTAGGCGGGACGGTACAGGCTGGCGGTGGTATTTATATTCCTCGTCAAGCTGATGAAAAATTGCTCGGTTTATGCCAGTCGGCAATTTTTGCTTATGTGCTGACACCTCGCCAAATGGGTAAGTCTAGCTTAATGGTACGCACGGCGCAAACCCTAACGGATGAGGAAATTTCCTCGGTAATTGTTGACCTCCAGGAATTGGGGGCAAGTGTCACAGCAGAACAGTGGTATTTTGGCTTTTTGGTGAAGCTAGAAGACCAACTGATGTTTGATACAGATGTGGTGAGTTGGTGGCAAGAACACGAGCATCTGGGAGTATCGCAACGGCTGACACAGTTTTTTGAGAGGGTTTTGCTGACTGAGGTTGAGGGGCAAGTGGTGATTTTTGTCGATGAAATTGACTCTACCCTCAGCTTAGATTTTACCGATGATTTTTTTATCGCCATTCGTTATCTCTATGTTGCCCGTGCCACTAATCCTGAATTGGGGCGGCTTTCTTTTGTTTTAATGGGCGTAGCGACTCCCGGCGATTTAATCAGCGATGCCAAGCGCACACCCTTTAATATTGGACAGCGTGTAGATTTAACTGATTTTACCTTTGACGAAGCCTTACCCTTAGCTGAAGGCTTGGGATTACCCAGCGATGAAGCCAAGCAGGTATTAGGCCAGGTGTTGAAGTGGACGGGGGGACATCCTTATTTAACACAGCGTCTTTGTGGTGCCTTGGTTTTGATCCCCCCAACCCCCCTTAAAAAGGGGGGCAATCAACTTCCAGGTTTGGAGATTTCTTCAACAACCCTTAGCAAGAGTTCTATTCTTCCCCCCTTAAAAAGGGGGGCTAGGGGGGATCGAGTCTTATCCGCAGCCAATGTAGACAGAATAGTGAGCGGCACATTTTTTGGCGCGATGAGTGAGCAAGACAATAACTTGCAGTTTGTCCGCGATATGCTGACTAAACGCGCACCAAACCCGGAGGTTTTGACTATTTACCGCCAGATTCGCCAGGGTAAGCGGGCGGTTGTGGATGAGGAGCAGTCTCTAGCTAAATCTCACTTGAAGCTATCGGGCGTGGTACGGCGAGAGAATAATGTTTTGCGGGTGCGGAATCAAATCTATCGGCAAGTATTTGATGACAAGTGGATTAATAAAAATTTGCCGTTTAACTTGCGGGATAGGTGGGAACAGCTTAAACCTGCACTGCCTTATGTGGCAATACTGGTAGTATTCTCGGTTTTAATGACGGGAGTGGCTGTGTATGTGAATGGTGAACGTCAGATTGCCCAAGATGCCCGCGATAGCGAAGAACAGCAGCGTCTAGATGCAGAAAATCAACGCAATGAGGCAAAGCATCAGGCTAGAAATGCGCTAACACAGCAAAAAAAAGCAGAGGAACAAAGCCGGGAGGCAGAAAGGCAAAAGCGCATTGCTAATCAAGAGAGTGAAAGAGCTAAAAAAGGAGAGGAACTAGCAAAGTCTGCACAACAATTAGCTGAAAAAAGGGGAACAGACTTAAAAAAAGCCCTTGATAAAACAAAAACTGCTGAACAATTAGCTAAGGATAGACAGGCAGACGCTGAAAAGCAACGAGATTTGGCAAAGGTTAAAGGACAAGAAGCGATCGCTGCTGAAGCAGATGCGGATGAACGTCGGATAAATGCCGAAATTATCGCCGATAGCCTCAAATCACAAAACCTGATGGCATCACATTTAGAACTTGATGCTTTAGTAGTAGGTTTGAAGGTAGGAAAACGACTTAAAACATCAAATAAAAATGTAGAGCCAGATACCCGCATTTTAGCAGTAGCTACACTCCAGCAGGTGCTTTATGGAATCAAGGAACGTAACCGGCTAGAAGGTCATAGCGATGAGGTTAATAGCGTGGTATTTAGCCCCGACGGTCAAACCATTGCCTCTGCAAGTTATGACAACACGGTGAAGCTGTGGAATCGCAAGGGGCAACTCTTACAAACTCTCCAAGGTCATACCAATGAGGTTAATAGTGTGGCATTTAGTCCCGACGGTCAAACCATTGCCTCTGCAAGTTATGACAACACGGTGAAGCTGTGGAATCGCAAGGGGCAACTCTTACAAACTCTCCAAGGTCATAGCGGTTCGGTTAATAGCGTGGCATTTAGCCCCGATAGTCAAACCATTGCCTCTGCAAGTTATGACAACACGGTGAAGTTGTGGAATCGCAAGGGGCAACTCTTACAAACTCTCCAAGGTCATACCAATGAGGTTAATAGCGTGGCATTTAGCCCCGACAGTCAAACCATTGCCTCTGCAAGTTATGACAACACGGTGAAGCTGTGGAATCGCAAGGGGCAACTCTTACAAACTCTCCAAGGTCATACCAATGAGGTTAATAGCGTGGCATTTAGCCCTGACGGTCAAACCATTGCCTCTGGCAGTTTAGACAACACGGTGAAGTTGTGGAATCGCCAGGGGCAACTCTTACAAACTCTCCAAGGTCATAACGATTCGGTTTTGGGCGTGGAATTTAGCCCCGACGGTCAAACCATTGCCTCTGGCAGTTTAGACAAGACGGTGAAGCTGTGGAATCGCCAGGGGCAACTATTACAAACTCTCCAAGGTCATAGCGGTTCGGTTAATAGCGTGGCATTTAGCCCCGACGGTCAAACCATTGCCTCTGCAAGTTATGACAACACGGTGAAGCTGTGGAATCGCAACGGGCAACTATTACAAACTCTCCAAGGTCATAGCGATTCGGTTTGGGGCGTGGCATTTAGCCCCGACGGTCAAACCATTGCCTCTGGCAGTGATGACAAGACGGTGAAGTTGTGGAATCGCAAGGGGCAACTCTTACAAACTCTCCAAAGTCATAGCGATTCGGTTAATAGCGTGGCATTTAGCCCCGACGGTCAAACCATTGCCTCTGCAAGTTATGACAACACGGTAAAGCTGTGGAATCGCAACGGGCAACTATTACAAACTCTCCAAGGTCATAGCGATTCGGTTTGGGGCGTGGCATTTAGCCCCGACGGTCAAACCATTGCCTCTGCTAGTGGTGACAACACGGTGAAGTTGTGGAATCGCAAGGGGCAACTCTTACAAACTCTCCAAGGTCATAGCAATTCGGTTTTTGGCGTGGCATTTAGCCCTGACGGTCAAACCATTGCCTCTGCAAGTTATGACAAGACGGTGAAGTTGTGGAATCGCAAGGGGCAACTCTTACAAACTCTCCAAGGTCATAGCAATTCGGTTTTTGGCGTGGCATTTAGCCCCGACGGTCAAACTATTGCCTCTGCCAGTGCTGACAACACGGTGAAGTTGTGGAATCGCCAAGGGCAACTCTTACAAACTCTCCAAGGTCATAGCAATTCGGTTAGGGGCGTGGCATTTAGCCCCGACGGTCAAACCATTGCCTCTGCTAGTGGTGACAACACGGTGAAGTTGTGGAATCGCCAGGGGCAACTCTTACAAACTCTCCAAGGTCATAGCAATTCGGTTAGGGGCGTGGCATTTAGCCCCGACGGTCAAACCATTGCCTCTGCCAGTGATGACAACACCGTGAAGTTGTGGAATCTCAATTTTGATGTGGATGATTTAATGGTTAAGGGTTGTGCTTGGGTGCGCGATTATTTGCAAAATAACCCCAATGTGAATGAAAGCGATAAGCATTTATGTGATGATATTGGCACACGTAGGTGA
- a CDS encoding four helix bundle protein, translating into MGANYRSACRGKSTADIIAKLSLVEEKADESLYWMELIVEVGLLPLEKVSNLMLENTEILAMTVASIKALRNKSKIQNPKSKI; encoded by the coding sequence GTGGGAGCTAACTATCGGTCAGCTTGTCGTGGTAAATCAACCGCCGATATCATTGCTAAACTCAGCTTGGTAGAGGAAAAAGCCGATGAAAGTCTTTATTGGATGGAACTTATTGTTGAAGTTGGTTTATTACCACTCGAAAAAGTGAGCAACTTGATGTTAGAAAACACCGAAATTCTAGCAATGACAGTTGCATCAATCAAAGCTTTACGCAATAAATCCAAAATCCAAAATCCAAAATCTAAAATATGA
- a CDS encoding GDYXXLXY domain-containing protein, whose amino-acid sequence MTNSSSESKNKTLSPEAEFSSKVTFRDYLIATEQKSNKPLPFWRLLAPLALQTGLIMAVPAQAVYTDVTGKTVILQTVPVDPNNVLEGNTLDLDYNISRTSNLSRLPGWQTLVSKGRGSGRRLPDGTTIYVTLQEQLFSGRGVPRAWRPLRVSSDRPNSLRANQVALKGVYQDGSVNYGLETYYIPENQRQQIRNDLQTQRARRGQVPPIVVKAKVDPQGKAVPVSMWVRDRNYRF is encoded by the coding sequence ATGACTAATAGTTCTTCTGAATCTAAAAATAAAACCTTGTCTCCCGAAGCTGAGTTCTCCAGTAAGGTGACTTTTCGGGATTATTTGATTGCTACTGAACAAAAATCGAATAAGCCCTTACCTTTTTGGCGGTTACTAGCTCCCCTGGCGCTGCAAACAGGGTTAATTATGGCAGTACCAGCCCAAGCCGTTTATACAGATGTGACAGGTAAAACAGTGATTTTGCAAACCGTACCTGTAGACCCTAACAATGTGTTAGAAGGCAACACCTTAGACTTAGATTACAACATATCCCGTACCTCAAACTTGAGCAGACTACCTGGTTGGCAAACATTAGTCAGCAAAGGTCGGGGAAGTGGCAGAAGATTACCTGATGGAACCACCATCTACGTGACTTTGCAAGAGCAACTCTTCTCTGGTCGCGGTGTTCCTAGAGCTTGGAGACCGTTACGAGTAAGTAGCGATCGCCCCAATTCTCTCAGAGCCAATCAGGTAGCCTTAAAAGGTGTTTATCAGGATGGTTCGGTGAACTACGGCTTAGAAACATATTACATCCCCGAAAACCAACGACAGCAGATTCGGAACGACTTACAAACCCAACGCGCCCGCCGAGGACAAGTACCCCCGATTGTGGTGAAGGCGAAGGTAGATCCACAAGGTAAGGCAGTACCAGTTAGTATGTGGGTGCGCGATCGCAACTATCGCTTTTAA
- a CDS encoding DUF2157 domain-containing protein produces MFLDSFPHKLRKEAQLWRDEGLISSSLYEQIAERYQFKNLEAAVRDRNKAIAIAIGSILLCLGIITFVSGNWQGGSREVKFILMMSLFFAIAITGFYTWITPEGKKPQKSKRLLGEGLLILSAFIFGANLLLMAQMFNIVGSTSQLFLAWGLGVVVMAFGLSLNSLGILSIVLVEIGYWTGLEDLWYASGELTWSRLVVQHLPLLAWLVFVPLAYFCRSRWIFALAAFVFASSLQANLNPLPLLNYADIAPWVASFAFALPSALFWSYDDLLFPTINYRLFQSLARNLALVSFGAVFYVLSFRWVWESPNYGYNQPTNLTNLFQSLPIIDLGILSGLAVLQWLFLLRQRNNPPRREVIFTTAVIGTFLAFIAIVPFWHQTISRIDELGVFIFNVLLATLAWGLIQEGLKLSNRSSFWGGMLLVTLQIISRVQEYDTDLLFKSLVFILCGSALISAGLWFERRLPGGSSSASKK; encoded by the coding sequence ATGTTCTTAGATAGTTTTCCGCATAAGTTACGCAAAGAAGCACAATTATGGAGGGATGAAGGATTAATTAGTTCTTCGCTGTATGAGCAAATAGCAGAACGTTATCAATTTAAAAACCTGGAAGCTGCTGTCCGCGATCGCAATAAAGCGATCGCGATCGCTATAGGTAGCATCCTTTTATGCTTAGGCATAATTACCTTTGTATCAGGGAACTGGCAAGGAGGATCGCGAGAAGTCAAATTTATTCTGATGATGAGTTTGTTTTTTGCGATCGCTATTACCGGTTTTTACACCTGGATCACACCTGAAGGGAAAAAGCCGCAAAAAAGTAAACGCTTACTGGGAGAAGGTTTGCTCATTTTAAGCGCCTTCATTTTCGGCGCAAATTTACTGCTGATGGCCCAGATGTTCAATATCGTCGGTTCAACTTCCCAACTTTTTCTTGCTTGGGGGTTGGGTGTTGTGGTGATGGCCTTCGGCTTGTCCTTAAATTCTTTAGGAATTCTGTCAATTGTCCTCGTGGAAATTGGCTATTGGACGGGATTAGAAGACTTATGGTACGCTTCAGGAGAGCTAACTTGGTCGCGCCTAGTGGTGCAGCATCTACCTTTGTTGGCATGGTTGGTATTTGTCCCCTTAGCCTACTTCTGCCGTTCGCGTTGGATTTTTGCTCTAGCAGCCTTTGTATTTGCTAGTTCCTTACAAGCTAACCTTAATCCTCTCCCACTGCTGAATTATGCTGATATAGCCCCTTGGGTGGCATCTTTTGCTTTTGCACTCCCATCTGCATTATTCTGGAGTTATGACGATCTACTGTTTCCAACCATAAATTACAGATTGTTTCAATCTCTGGCTCGTAATTTAGCGTTGGTTAGCTTTGGTGCTGTCTTTTATGTTTTGTCTTTTCGTTGGGTTTGGGAATCTCCAAATTATGGTTATAATCAGCCAACGAACTTGACAAACTTGTTCCAGTCTCTGCCGATCATCGATTTGGGGATTCTCAGTGGCTTGGCGGTATTGCAATGGTTGTTTCTACTGCGTCAAAGAAATAATCCTCCGCGCCGCGAAGTGATTTTCACAACTGCTGTTATTGGTACTTTTCTTGCCTTTATTGCCATAGTACCTTTTTGGCATCAAACTATCAGCCGGATTGATGAACTTGGTGTTTTTATTTTCAATGTACTTCTCGCAACATTAGCCTGGGGACTAATTCAAGAAGGATTGAAATTAAGTAACAGAAGTTCCTTTTGGGGCGGTATGCTGTTAGTAACACTACAAATTATCAGTCGCGTGCAAGAGTACGATACCGACTTACTTTTCAAGTCCCTAGTCTTTATCTTGTGCGGTTCCGCTTTAATTAGCGCTGGACTGTGGTTTGAACGCCGCTTACCTGGTGGCTCTAGCTCTGCTAGCAAGAAGTAG